The DNA window CCTTGATCACCTGGTCGGTGAGGTCGACCCCGCCGTAGAGCACGACGTCGCGCGTCAGCACCACGCTGACGCCCTGCTGCTTTGCCACCTTGTCGACCGCGGCACGGATGTCTTTGTCGAGCCCGCCGAGCAACTCGGCGCGCTTCTTGAAGATCTGCCCGTCGACCTGGCGCTGCAGGTCCTGCCGCTGCGTCGCGGACATCGCCTTCATCTTCTGCTGCGCGTCCGCGATCTGCGCCTGCGCGTAGTCGCGCAGCGCCGCTTCGGCGCTGGCGCGGCCGGGGTGCGCGCCCAGCGCCCGCGCCATGTCGACGTAGCCGATCGTCGCCGATTGCCCGAAGGCCGGACCCGAGCGCGCCGCGAAGACTCCCGCCGCGGCCAGCACCACGATGACCGCGATCGCGATCCCGAGCGTCCTCGTGTTCCACCGCATCATGACGGTCAACTCCTCCCCTGTCGTCTCAGAACGTCACGCCTGTGGAGATCCAGAGCTGGTTCCCCTCAGGGCTGAACCCGTAGTCGAGGCGAAACGGCCCGAAGCCGGTCTTGACGCCG is part of the bacterium genome and encodes:
- a CDS encoding OmpH family outer membrane protein, whose protein sequence is MMRWNTRTLGIAIAVIVVLAAAGVFAARSGPAFGQSATIGYVDMARALGAHPGRASAEAALRDYAQAQIADAQQKMKAMSATQRQDLQRQVDGQIFKKRAELLGGLDKDIRAAVDKVAKQQGVSVVLTRDVVLYGGVDLTDQVIK